In a genomic window of Hyphomonas sp.:
- the mgtE gene encoding magnesium transporter: MTDTSPQPTPSAETPNVDPDLLDDIIDAIDEKDTRWLARMLQRMHPADAADALEALSFDTFSDAVELLGGELPADILIELRDSYREEAVEVLPDAVVASALDELDSDDATTILEDLEDDRRERILEDLAPIDRAQLERGLSYEEDTAGRLMQTEFVAAPEYWSVGHAIDHARELGEELPEVFYELYVIDPGHRLIGIVQLATLLRTPRDVPLSDIMQDPLSSLKPDMDQEEVAFQFRKYSLASAPVTDEGGRLVGMITVDDMVDVMQEENAEDLLSLLNVTSADGADSVWDTVKARAPWLGVNLFTAFIASAIISLFEGAIAQVVALAVLMPVVAALGGNAGSQGLAVAVRAIAERQLDGDAARRAILREVLSGCVNGAIFALGVGLISLLWFRDVHLALVIGAAMLATFIWAGLSGILVPLGLKRLGADPAVASSVFVLTLTDVMAFFSFLGLASLVLL; this comes from the coding sequence ATGACAGACACGTCCCCTCAGCCCACTCCATCTGCCGAGACGCCGAATGTTGACCCGGATCTGCTGGACGACATCATCGACGCCATCGACGAGAAGGACACGCGCTGGCTGGCCCGCATGCTGCAGCGGATGCACCCGGCGGATGCTGCGGATGCGCTGGAGGCGCTGTCCTTCGACACCTTCTCCGATGCGGTGGAACTCCTGGGCGGGGAGCTGCCCGCCGACATCCTGATCGAACTGCGCGATTCCTATCGGGAAGAGGCGGTCGAAGTGCTGCCGGACGCGGTGGTGGCCAGCGCGCTGGACGAACTGGATTCCGATGACGCCACCACCATCCTTGAAGACCTGGAAGACGACCGGCGCGAGCGCATCCTGGAAGACCTTGCGCCGATTGACCGGGCCCAGCTGGAGCGCGGCCTCTCCTATGAGGAGGACACGGCCGGCCGTCTCATGCAGACGGAATTCGTCGCCGCGCCGGAATACTGGAGCGTCGGCCACGCCATCGATCATGCGCGGGAACTGGGCGAGGAATTGCCCGAAGTGTTCTACGAACTCTATGTCATCGATCCGGGCCACCGGCTGATCGGCATCGTGCAGCTGGCCACGTTGTTGCGTACGCCGCGCGATGTGCCCCTGTCGGACATCATGCAGGATCCGCTCTCGTCGCTGAAGCCCGACATGGACCAGGAGGAGGTGGCCTTCCAGTTCCGCAAATACTCGCTGGCATCGGCGCCGGTGACCGATGAAGGCGGCCGGCTGGTCGGCATGATCACCGTCGACGACATGGTGGATGTCATGCAGGAAGAGAACGCCGAAGACCTGCTCTCCCTGCTGAACGTGACATCGGCCGACGGGGCCGATTCCGTCTGGGATACCGTGAAGGCGCGGGCCCCCTGGCTGGGCGTGAACCTGTTCACGGCGTTCATCGCCTCGGCCATCATCTCGCTGTTCGAGGGCGCGATTGCGCAGGTCGTGGCGCTGGCAGTGCTGATGCCGGTCGTGGCGGCGCTGGGCGGCAATGCCGGCAGCCAGGGACTTGCCGTGGCCGTGCGCGCCATTGCAGAGCGCCAGCTGGATGGCGACGCCGCGCGCCGGGCCATTTTGCGGGAAGTGCTCAGCGGGTGCGTGAACGGTGCGATCTTCGCGCTTGGTGTGGGCCTGATCTCGCTGCTCTGGTTCCGCGACGTCCATCTGGCGCTCGTCATTGGCGCGGCCATGCTGGCGACCTTCATCTGGGCGGGCCTGTCCGGCATTCTCGTGCCGCTTGGCCTGAAGCGGCTGGGCGCGGACCCGGCCGTGGCCTCTTCCGTCTTCGTGCTGACGCTGACCGATGTGATGGCGTTTTTCAGCTTTCTTGGCCTGGCGTCTCTCGTCCTCCTGTGA
- a CDS encoding isovaleryl-CoA dehydrogenase, with product MIPNTYPTLNFDLGETADMIRETVASFAQNELAPRAAEIDRTDIFPRDLLPKMGELGLLGITVEEDWGGTGLGYLEHVVAMEEISRASASVGLSYGAHSNLCVNQLRRWGNDDQKSRYLPKLISGEHLGALAMSESGAGSDVVSMKLRAEKKGDRYVLNGTKMWITNAPDADTLVVYAKTEPEAGSRGITAFLIERGFQGFSVAQKLDKLGMRGSETGELVFDNCEVPEENVMGPLNGGVGVLMSGLDYERAVLSAGPTGIMQACMDVVIPYIHDRKQFGQSIGEFQLIQGKVADMYVQMNAAKAYVYAVAKACDRGETTRKDAAGAILYAAETATKLALDAIQILGGNGYINEYSTGRLLRDAKLYEIGAGTSEIRRWLIGRELFGETA from the coding sequence ATGATCCCGAACACATATCCCACATTGAACTTTGATCTCGGCGAAACCGCCGACATGATCCGTGAAACCGTGGCAAGTTTTGCCCAGAACGAATTGGCGCCCCGTGCCGCCGAGATCGACCGGACGGACATATTCCCGCGCGATCTTCTGCCCAAGATGGGCGAGCTTGGCCTGCTCGGCATCACGGTCGAGGAAGACTGGGGCGGCACCGGCCTCGGCTATCTCGAACATGTTGTGGCGATGGAAGAGATTTCCCGCGCCTCGGCTTCGGTTGGCCTGTCCTATGGCGCGCACTCGAATCTCTGCGTGAACCAGCTGCGGCGCTGGGGCAATGACGACCAGAAATCCCGCTATCTGCCCAAGCTCATCTCCGGTGAGCATCTCGGCGCGCTTGCAATGAGCGAAAGCGGCGCGGGCTCTGACGTCGTGTCGATGAAACTACGCGCCGAGAAAAAGGGCGATCGCTATGTGCTGAACGGCACCAAGATGTGGATCACCAACGCGCCGGATGCCGACACGCTGGTCGTCTACGCCAAGACCGAGCCCGAGGCCGGCTCGCGCGGCATCACCGCCTTCCTGATCGAGCGCGGCTTCCAGGGTTTCTCCGTCGCGCAGAAGCTGGACAAGCTCGGCATGCGCGGGTCGGAAACCGGTGAACTGGTCTTCGACAATTGCGAAGTGCCGGAAGAGAATGTCATGGGCCCGCTGAATGGCGGTGTCGGCGTTCTGATGAGCGGACTGGACTATGAGCGCGCGGTGCTCTCTGCCGGTCCGACCGGCATCATGCAGGCCTGCATGGATGTCGTGATCCCCTATATCCATGACCGGAAACAGTTCGGCCAGTCGATCGGCGAGTTTCAGCTGATCCAGGGCAAGGTTGCGGACATGTACGTCCAGATGAATGCGGCGAAAGCGTATGTCTATGCCGTAGCCAAGGCCTGTGACCGGGGTGAGACGACCCGCAAGGATGCCGCAGGCGCCATTCTGTATGCGGCCGAAACGGCGACGAAGCTGGCGCTGGATGCGATCCAGATTCTCGGCGGCAACGGTTATATCAACGAATATTCGACCGGGCGCCTGCTGCGCGATGCCAAGCTCTACGAGATCGGGGCAGGGACCTCGGAAATCCGCCGCTGGCTGATCGGCCGGGAACTGTTTGGCGAGACGGCCTAG
- a CDS encoding lysozyme produces the protein MARTMRTSDKGVELIKSFEGFRARASQLPDGKWLIGYGHTETARAGLSVTPFDAELILRYHDLKRLEDQLARQVFTPLAQNEFDALASFVFNIGLKAFEGSDVLAHLNSGDRILAAEAMNGWRRGRVDGQIRVIDGLARRRAVEVAMFLDTPSQRVAIPSALVRPERDGLSGLTGNRGGAIVLETGSAPERPQAAPGRESAPQAAARAVAQRLTRILGENGSLASGETEPPAGEDATVDEITRAVSALAGENGHATEDDAPPPSMSDRRRAYQPPDLTDPRGQGMTLDNLSLPPSDRKVIDDLAPVEIDTSRLMTPAEEDLAGFAPPHGLRWLPFALLAGLGTIGLYDGLRRILTRPATQMGQAAAESYTGPLMTLGGGFLLFVSVYYLYRMMAHED, from the coding sequence ATGGCCCGGACAATGCGCACATCCGACAAGGGGGTCGAACTCATCAAGAGTTTCGAGGGCTTCCGTGCGCGTGCCAGCCAGCTGCCGGATGGCAAATGGCTGATCGGGTATGGCCATACCGAAACCGCCCGCGCCGGGCTCAGCGTCACGCCTTTCGATGCCGAACTCATCCTGCGCTATCACGACCTCAAACGGCTCGAGGACCAGCTGGCACGGCAGGTCTTCACGCCGCTGGCCCAGAATGAATTCGATGCACTGGCCTCATTCGTCTTCAATATCGGCCTGAAGGCGTTCGAGGGCTCGGACGTGCTCGCCCATCTCAATTCCGGGGATCGCATTCTGGCTGCCGAAGCCATGAATGGCTGGCGCCGGGGCAGGGTGGATGGCCAGATCCGCGTGATTGACGGTCTCGCGCGCCGCCGCGCCGTGGAAGTTGCCATGTTCCTGGATACGCCCTCGCAGCGCGTCGCCATCCCCAGCGCACTGGTCCGGCCGGAGCGGGACGGCCTGTCCGGGCTGACGGGCAATCGGGGCGGCGCCATCGTTCTGGAAACCGGGTCTGCGCCCGAACGGCCCCAGGCCGCGCCCGGCCGCGAAAGCGCCCCGCAGGCCGCAGCCCGCGCCGTGGCCCAGAGACTGACCCGCATTCTGGGCGAAAACGGCTCCCTGGCCAGCGGTGAGACCGAGCCGCCTGCCGGGGAAGATGCCACGGTGGACGAGATCACCCGGGCGGTGTCGGCCCTCGCCGGGGAGAACGGCCACGCCACTGAGGATGACGCGCCGCCGCCGTCCATGTCGGACCGGCGCCGCGCCTACCAGCCGCCGGACCTGACCGATCCGCGCGGGCAGGGCATGACGCTCGACAATCTCAGCCTGCCGCCATCGGACCGGAAAGTGATTGACGATCTGGCGCCGGTCGAGATCGACACGTCCCGCCTGATGACGCCCGCCGAGGAGGACCTTGCCGGATTTGCGCCGCCGCACGGACTGCGCTGGCTGCCCTTTGCCCTGCTCGCCGGTCTCGGCACGATTGGCCTGTATGACGGGCTGCGCCGCATCCTGACACGTCCCGCGACGCAGATGGGACAGGCTGCGGCGGAAAGCTACACCGGGCCGCTCATGACGCTTGGTGGCGGCTTCCTTCTGTTTGTGTCAGTCTATTATCTCTACCGCATGATGGCGCATGAAGATTAG
- a CDS encoding patatin-like phospholipase family protein: protein MFSSMGIDITPRLRAIEFLKDVPRRAMRAAGKEAIWFSISAGKPLYMAGEPADMLYFVLSGTLGIFREGPHGKTEFVGHIRSGEPAGEMSLFLGGVDLTGDGQPNDAPHTSSVYALRDTEVIGISRKGWERMVRAEPELLEAMIRIILTRLGRADDRSPSAAPKVFTLVATSPTIDLKLRSRAIKRSLERLGRKAIIVDEQMGDERPAAYFDELERTHDVVILVSAIGDNAWYRLSMRQADRIWVVGRADARPSNPLMPDDQSPARTLKLVDVLLLHHSDERQGAKPAQWMEAAGATRLFHWSRVDGQDCDRLARIMAGVSIGLILSGGGARAYSHIGVIKAMRELGLPIDFVGGASMGSVVAACVAMGWDDDEIDRRIRQAFVDSNPLGDYHLPVVGMVKGARVNARLREHFGEAEIGELDIPFFCTSTNLTSGATRIHRNGLLREALRATISLPGILPPVVDGNDLLVDGAVLNNFPADIMRDLHRGFVVGSDVTRQPENMDLAEFREPPGFFRWVFNNGFSSPPPIAGLLMRTATIRADTKFGHDMADVLVLPQLADVQLRDWHAYDETVEAGYVAAKLAFEGKAAAIKEKCCPA, encoded by the coding sequence ATGTTCTCCAGCATGGGCATCGACATCACCCCGCGCCTGCGTGCGATCGAATTCCTGAAGGATGTGCCGCGCCGCGCCATGCGGGCCGCGGGCAAGGAAGCCATCTGGTTCTCCATCTCAGCCGGCAAGCCACTCTACATGGCCGGGGAGCCTGCCGACATGCTGTATTTCGTGCTGTCGGGCACGCTGGGCATCTTCCGCGAGGGCCCGCACGGCAAGACCGAATTCGTCGGCCATATCCGGTCCGGTGAACCGGCGGGGGAAATGTCCCTGTTCCTGGGCGGGGTGGACCTGACCGGCGACGGCCAGCCGAATGACGCCCCGCACACCAGCTCTGTCTATGCGTTGCGCGATACCGAAGTGATCGGCATTTCCCGCAAGGGCTGGGAGCGGATGGTGCGGGCCGAGCCGGAATTGCTGGAAGCGATGATTCGCATCATCCTGACCCGGCTGGGCCGCGCCGATGACCGCTCGCCGAGCGCCGCACCGAAAGTCTTCACCCTGGTCGCCACCTCGCCGACGATTGACCTGAAGCTGCGCAGCCGCGCTATCAAGCGGTCGCTCGAACGCCTCGGCCGGAAGGCGATCATCGTCGACGAGCAGATGGGCGATGAACGTCCGGCAGCCTATTTCGACGAACTGGAGCGCACGCATGATGTCGTGATCCTCGTCTCGGCGATCGGCGACAATGCCTGGTACCGTCTGTCGATGCGCCAGGCAGACCGGATCTGGGTGGTCGGGCGCGCCGATGCCCGCCCCTCGAACCCGCTGATGCCGGACGACCAGTCCCCTGCCCGCACGCTGAAGCTCGTCGATGTCCTGTTGCTGCATCACAGTGATGAACGCCAGGGTGCAAAGCCCGCCCAATGGATGGAGGCCGCCGGCGCCACCCGCCTGTTCCACTGGAGCCGTGTGGACGGCCAGGATTGCGACCGGCTGGCCCGCATCATGGCCGGCGTCTCCATCGGGCTGATCCTGTCGGGCGGCGGCGCGCGGGCCTATTCCCATATTGGCGTGATCAAGGCGATGCGCGAGCTGGGCCTGCCCATCGATTTTGTCGGCGGGGCCTCCATGGGGTCCGTCGTGGCGGCGTGTGTCGCCATGGGATGGGATGATGACGAGATCGACCGGCGCATTCGCCAGGCCTTTGTCGACAGCAATCCGCTGGGAGACTATCACCTGCCCGTGGTGGGAATGGTCAAGGGGGCCCGGGTGAACGCCCGGCTGAGGGAGCATTTCGGGGAGGCCGAAATCGGCGAACTGGACATTCCGTTCTTCTGCACCTCAACCAATCTGACCTCCGGCGCGACCCGCATCCACCGCAATGGCCTTCTGCGCGAAGCCCTGCGCGCGACCATCTCGCTGCCGGGCATCCTGCCGCCCGTCGTGGATGGCAATGACCTTCTGGTCGATGGCGCCGTGCTGAATAATTTCCCGGCAGACATCATGCGCGACCTGCATCGCGGCTTCGTGGTCGGGTCGGATGTGACGCGCCAGCCGGAGAATATGGATCTCGCCGAATTCCGCGAGCCGCCGGGCTTCTTCCGCTGGGTGTTCAACAATGGCTTTTCCAGCCCGCCACCCATTGCCGGCCTTCTGATGCGCACCGCCACGATCCGTGCAGACACGAAATTCGGGCATGACATGGCCGATGTTCTCGTCCTGCCCCAGTTGGCCGATGTGCAATTGCGCGACTGGCACGCTTATGACGAAACGGTCGAGGCCGGCTATGTCGCCGCCAAGCTGGCCTTCGAGGGCAAGGCCGCCGCCATAAAGGAAAAGTGCTGCCCGGCCTAG